The genome window CTCGTCGCGGGCGTGGGCCTCGTAGAGCCCGCGGGTGAGGTGGGCGGCGGCCGTGCCCCGCACGTCCTCCACCAGGCAGCGCTGGAGGTCGGGGACGGGCGCGTGGCGGATGAGGCCGCCGAACCCCTCGACGGTGCCGATGCGGGTGAGGGTGGCGACGATCGGCTCCCGCACGCCGTGGCCGAGCAGGAAGCGGGCCTGGTCGACGGTGGGGTAGTGGGACGGCCAGGCGTCGAGGGGGACCGAGAGGGGGTCGGTGCCGAACTGCTCCCGGCGCCGGGCCTCCCAGGCGGCGATGGCCGGCACGCGGTGCCGGGCGCGGGGCGAGACGTAGCGCCCGTCCGCGTCGAACCCGCCGTGGCAGCGGACGCCGCCGGCCACGAGCGGCTCCTCGACGTCCTCGGAGGCCAGCAGCTCCGCCTCGGTGAACTCGACCTGGGCAGTGGTCACCCGCGGAGTGTAAACTCCCCGGTATACCGCCGACAACCCGCCAGCTGCTGCGCCGCCCGGAACGGCAGGCGTCGGTGCTGCGGGCCGCGGCGCGGGCCTTCGCCAGGGCCGGGTGGGCCGGGACGTCGATGGAGGACGTGGCCGCCGAGGCCGGCGTCACCAAGCTGATCGTCTACCGGCACTTCGACTCCAAGGAGGAGCTGTACCGGGCCGTGCTGGCGCGGGTGGCCGAGCGGCTGCGGGACGAGTTCGAGGCCGGCGTGCGGGAGGGGCCGGAGGTGCGGGGGGTCGCCGTGCGGTCCCTGCTGGCCGTCGCCCGCGAGGACCCCGACGGCTTCCGGCTGCTGATGGTCCATGCCGCCCGCGAGCCGCAGTTCGCCGGCTACGCCGCCCACTACCGGGCCGAGGCGGCCGCCGTCGCCGACCGCCTGATCGGCGAGGACGTGGCCGACCAGGCCCTCCGGGCGTGGGCGACCCGCACGACGGTCGCCTACCTCGTCGTCGCCGTCCTCGAGTGGCTGGAGGTCGGCGACGAGGCCATGGACGACCACTTCGTCGAGCGGGCGACCGACGCCCTCGTCGCTATGGTCGCCGCGTGGACGACCTGACCGACGGCGACCCGACGGCCCGCTTCCGCCTGGACGGGCGGGTCGCCGTCGTGACCGGTGCGTCGAGCGGGCTCGGGGTGCGGTTCGGGCGGGTGCTCGCCGCCGCCGGCGCCTCGGTCGTCCTCGCCGCCCGCCGGGCCGAGCGGCTGGCCGCCGTGGCCGAGGCCATCGGGGCCGACCGGGCGGTGGCCGTGCCCTGCGACGTGACCGACGACGGCGACCTCGCCCGCCTCGTCGACACGGCCGTCGGCCGCTTCGGCGCCGTCGACGTCGTCGTCAACAACGCGGGGACGGGCACGACGGTGCCCGCCGAGGACGAGCGCCCGGAGGACTTCCGGCACGTCGTGGCCGTCAACCTCACCGCCCCGTTCGTCCTGTCCCAGCTGGCCGCCCGCCACATGCTGGCCGCCGGCCGGGGCTCGATCGTCAACGTCGCCTCCATGCTCGGCGTCGTCGCCTCCGCCCCGGTCAAGCAGGCCGGCTACTGCGCCAGCAAGGGCGGCCTCGTCAACCTGACGCGCGAGCTCGGTGCCCAGTGGGCGAGGAAGGGCGTGCGGGTCAACGCGCTGGCGCCCGGCTGGTTCCGCAGCGAGATGACCGAGGACATGTTCTCCGACGAGCGGTCCCTCGAGTTCGTGCGCCGCAACGCCCCGATGGCCCGCCCCGGCACCGAGTCCGAGCTCGACGGCGCCCTCCTGTTCCTCGCCTCCGACGCCAGCGCCTACGTCACCGGACAGGTGCTGGTGGTCGACGGCGGGTGGACGGCCAGGTGACGCCGGGACCGCAGCGCTAGGGTCGCGCCGAGGGCGTGCGGGCGCCCGGGAGGGGGGAGGTGCCATGGCGCACCACGCGACCGTCGGCGACGGCGACTGCCGGAGCGATCCGGTCGAGGCCCTGCGGGTGATGTTCGTGGACCTCGTGATGGGCGGGCGCATCGCCAAGGGGCAGGACCCGGTGCTCCGGCCGGTGTTCCTGAAGCCCCACGGCGTCGCCGGGGGGACGCTCACGGTCAGGGACGACCTGCCCGACGACCTGCGGGTCGGCGTGTTCGCCGGCACCCGCTACCCGGCCTGGGTGCGGTTCTCGAGCGACACCGTGCCGGCCAACCCCGACCTGCGCACGACGGTCGGCATCGGCATCAAGCTGTTCGGCGTCCCCGGGCGGAAGCTGCTCCCCGGCGAGGAGGACGCCACCACCGCCGACTTCCTCCTGCAGAACTTCGACGTGTTCTTCGTCGACACGGCCACCGACTTCTGCGAGTTCACCAAGGCGGGGGTCGTCGATGGCGACTACGCGGCCTACCTGGCGGCCCACCCGACGACCGAGCGGCTGCTCGACGAGATGAAGAGGTTCGTGCCGAGCGCGCTCGGCGTCGACTACTGGAGCGGGCTGCCGTCGGCCTTCGGCCCGGATCGCTACGTCAAGTACAAGCTCACCCCCTCGCGCCCCCTCGCCCCGCCGCCGGCGAGCGGGGCCGGCCTCGGCCGCGACTACCTCGCCGCCGACCTCCGCTCCCGGCTGCTGGCCGGCCCGGCCGCGTTCGAGCTGTCCGTGCAGTTCCGGGCCGACCCCGACCGGATGCCGCTCGACCGCGCCACCGTGCGCTGGGACGAGGAGGAGAGCCCGCCGGTCCCGGTGGCGACGCTGCTGCTGCCGGCCCAGGACGTCGGCGCCCCCGGCCAGGCGGCCTACGGCGAGAACCTGTCGTTCACGAGCTGGCACACGCTGCCCGAGCACCGCCCCGTCGGGAGCCTCGCCGACGCCCGCCGGGTCGTGTACCAGGCGTCGGCCCGGCGCCGCCGGGACGCCAACGGGGTGCCCGTGGTCGAGCCCGAGCAGCCGAGGGCCGTCGAGACCGTCGACCCCTCGCCGCGGTCGCGGGACGCCACGATCTACCGCGCCGCCATCCACCCGGCCATCGGCATCGCGAGGGTGGGCGACAGCGCCGAGGAGTTCTTCCTCGGCCCCGAGGTCGTCGACCCCGAGCCGTTGCCGGTCGGGTCCTACAAGGACGCCACCGGCGCGCTGAAGCGCCAGGCCGCCCGCTTCCGGGTCTACGGCTACGACGCCGACGGCCGGGTGGTGAGGGAGCTCACCGCGGCCGACGCGGACATCAGGTGGACGGTCCACGTCGCCAACACCAAGGCCGCCTGGTACCAGTTCCAGCTCGCGCTCGACATCCCCGACGTGGCCGACGCCGACCCGTCGGCCCTCCGCAACGCCGGCGTGCCCGACCGGACGACGTTGGCCATCGACCCGGGGCCGCGGTCGATCACCGGCGCCGGCGAGTCCGGCCCCGAGTACGCCTTCGACACCGGCAGGTTCGTGGACCGGCCCGTGTACCTCGGCGAGCTGCGGACCGACGAGGCCGGCCGCCTGGTGTTCCTGGGCGGGCGGGGCGTCTCGGCGTCGTGGGACGGGTCGCGGGCGACGACGTTCGCCAACAACGACAAGTGGCACGACGACGTGTCCGACGGCCCGGTCACCGCCGAGGTCGTGCTCGACGGCCGCCCGCTCCCGGTCGAGCCGGCCTGGGTGGCGGTCGCGCCGCCGAACTACGGGCCCGGCATCCTCTCGGTCCGCACCATGTACGACCTGCTCCTCGACGGGTTCACGGCCGCGGGCGTCATCCCGTTCCCCGAGACGGTGTCGTTCACCGACCACGTCGAGCCCGTCCTCGACCGGCTGTGCGGCCTCCAGTGGGTGAACCGGGGCTTCGCCGGCCAGTACGGCTGGGGCGGCAGGGAGGACTTCTCCGACCCGGCCTACCGGGCCCGCCTCGCCAGCCCCGCGCCCGCCGACCAGGAGGTGCGGCGGCAGGTGTTCTCGGCCTTCCGGGTGCTGGCCAGGGACGGCATGTCGCCGGTGCCGTGGCCGTGGCTCTACGGCGACGGGATGAACCTGCCGCCGGCCTCGCCCCGCCAGCACCTGTGCCTGTCGGGCACGCAGTACCGCTACCTCCAGGCCTGGGCGGCCGGGAAGTTCGCCCCGCCCGACGGCGCCGCCCGGCCGCGGTCGATCGACGACGTCCCGGTGGCGGACCAGCCCGCCGTGCTCGACCGGGCCGCGCTCGAGCACTGCCTGGCCGACGCCTTCCACCCCGGGTGCGAGCTCACCTGGCCGATGCGCCACCTGACGATGTACTCGGCGCCGTTCCGGATCCGCCACCGCACCGCCGACGACCCGCCGTTCTCGTGGCCGCCCGTGCTCACCCCGGAGATCGCCCTCGCCCCCGACGGGCCGCTCTACGCCCAGGGACCCGGCGACCTGACCCGGTGGATGGCCGTGCCGTGGCAGTGCGACACCGCGAGCTGCCGGGACGGCTACGAGGCCAGGGGCGACACCGACTACGACCCGTACCTGCCGACGTTCTGGCCGGCCAGGGTCCCCAACCAGGTCCTGCCCGAGTCGAGCTACGAGAAGGTCATGGCGACGTCGGCCCCGGTCGAGGAGCGCCGCCTCGCCTTCGAGGACCGAGCGACCTGGTACCGCTTCCTCCCCGGCCAGTACCTCGACCAGATCAACTTCATGGTCGCCAACTTCGGCCGGCTCGGCATCGTGGAGCCCCGGCCGGGGCCGGGCGACGGCGCCTTCCCGGCGACGATCCTGGTCGAGTCCGAGCTCGGGTTCACCGAGGACGTGGCCCACGACGCCAACCTCCACCTCATCCACGTCGCCGCTGCCCGTCACCCGGCCGACGCCGAGGACGCCGTCGCCCGGGCCATCCAGCGCTCGCCGTTCTCCGCCGAGCAGGTGACGGCCGGCTACCTCGACGTGGTGAAGCGCCTCCGCCGGTTCCGGTGACCGTGCTGGACGCCGTCGTCGCCGGCGGCGGCCCGGCGGGGGCGGCGGCCGCCCTCCGCCTCGCCGCGGCCGGGCGGGAGGTGCTCCTGGTCGACGCGGGGACGGCTGCGCCGTCGGCCGGCGAGGCCCTGATCGGCGCGGCGCGGCCCGTCCTGCGGGACCTCGGGGTGCTCGACCGGTTCCTCGCCGAGGGCCACGTCGCCTGCCACGGGAACGACTCGGCGTGGGGCTCGGACGCCCTCGGGTCGGCCGACACGGTCCTCGACCCGAACGGCCACGGCTGGCACCTCGACCGGGCCCGGTTCGACGCGTTCCTCCGGGCGGAGGCTGCCGCCGCCGGCGCCGCCGTCCTCGAGGGCGCGACCGTGCGCGAGGCGACGAGGAGCGGCGGGACGTGGACGGTCGTGGCCGGCGGCCGACCGGCGGTCAGGGCCCGCTGGCTGGTCGACGCCACCGGGCGCCGGGCCGCCGTCGCCCGCCGCTGCGGCGCCCGCCGCCGGGCGGGCGACCCGACCGTCGCCGTCGTCGCCCGGTACGGGTCGCCGGCCGTGGACGACCGCGACGGCCGGACCCTCGTCGAGGCCGGGCCGGACGGGTGGTGGTACACGGGCCTCGTGCCCGGCCGGCGGCGGGTGGCCGCCTACGTGACCGACCGGTCGCTCGTGCCGGCCGGCGCCCGCACGGCGTCGGGGTTCGCGGCGCTGGCGGCCACGACCCGCCACGTCGCCGCCCGGCTCGACGGCTGGGCCATCGAGGGGGCGCCGCGGCAGGTGGCGGCCGGCGGTGCGGTGGCCGAGCCGCCGGCCGGCGACGGCTGGGTGGCGGTCGGCGACGCGGCCGTCGCCTTCGACCCGCTCGCCTCCCTCGGCCTGTTCACCGCCCTGCTCACCGGGAAGCTCGCCGCGGAGGCCGTCGACCGGGCCATCGGCGGCGACGGCGACTCGACCGGGGCGTACGCCCGCAGGGTGGCGTCCCTCGCTGCGAGCTACGAGCGCGACCGGGCCCGCTGGTACGCCGCCGAGCGGCGGTGGGCCGACCGCCCGTTCTGGCTCAGTCGGGGTCGGGGGTGAGCAGGCCGCGCAGGAACGCCCTCGTCCGGTCGCGGTCGTCGCCGCCGGCGAACTCGGAGGCGGCGAAGTCCGTCACCCCGGCCGCCTCGAGCTCCTCCAGCCGCTCCCGCAGGGCGGCCTCGTCGCCCACCAGGGCCACGTCGGCCGGGCCGTCGGCCCCCTCCCGGTCGAGCATGGCCCGGTAGGACGGGAGCTGGCCGTAGACGGCGTAGATCGTGGCCGCCCGCTCCCGCGCCCCGGCCACGTCGTCGGTGACGCAGACGGGCAGCGAGGCGACGACGGCGGGCGCCGGCCGGCCGGCCCGCTCGGCCGCCGCGGTGATCGTCGGGACGGTGAGGTCGCGGAGGGTCCTCGGCCCGGTCATCCAAGTGATCGTCCCGTCGGCGGCCCGACCGGCCAGGTCGAGCATCTTCGGGCCCAGCGCGGCGACGAGGACCGGCACCGGGTCGGCCCCCTCCACCCTGACCGAGCCCTGGGCCGTGATCGTCTCGCCCTGCACGGACGCCGACCCCTCCCGCACGAGCGGGACGAGCGCGGTCAGGTACTCGCCCATGTGGCGGACGGGCCGGTCGAACCGGTAGCCCCACATGCCCTCGACGACGGGCTGGTGGGACAGGCCGATGCCGAGGGTGAGCCGGCCGCCGGTGGCCGCCTGGGTGGTGAGCGCCTGGGCGGCGAGGACCATCGGGTGGCGGGGCCAGGTGGGGACGACCGAGGTGCCGAGCTCGATGCGGGGCACCTCCCGCCCGACGATGGCGAGCGTGGTCAGCGCGTCGGGGCCGAAGATCTGGGGCAGCCAGTAGGTGGCGAAGCCCTGCTCCTCGGCCAGGCCGGCGGCGGCCAGCACGGCGTCGAGGCCCTTCTCGTACTCACGGCCCCCGTAGATCCCGATGCGCATGGCCGGGCACCCTAGGGCGGGCGGCCAGCACCAGCCCGCCGAGGAGCAGCCCGGCGCCGGCCACGGCGACGGCCGTCGGGCGCTCGCCGAGCACCACCACGCCGAGCACGCCGGCAGTGAGCGGCTCGGTGAGGGACAGGGTGGCGGCGGTCGCCACCGGCACGCCGTCCAGCCCCCGGAAGAACAGGGCGTAGGCCACGGCCGTGGTGACCAGGCCGAGGTGGGCGACCATGGCCAGGCCGCCGGCCGTCGCCAGCCAGCCGGCGCCGGCGAGGAGGAGGGCGGGCACGAGGGCCACCCCGGCCAGGCCGAAGCAGGCGGCGGCCACCTCGTCGGGGCCGTGGCCGTCGAGCAGGCCCTTGGTGCCGACCGTGTAGGCGGCGTAGCTGGCGCCGGCCCCGAGCGCCAGGGC of Acidimicrobiales bacterium contains these proteins:
- a CDS encoding helix-turn-helix domain-containing protein, translated to MLRAAARAFARAGWAGTSMEDVAAEAGVTKLIVYRHFDSKEELYRAVLARVAERLRDEFEAGVREGPEVRGVAVRSLLAVAREDPDGFRLLMVHAAREPQFAGYAAHYRAEAAAVADRLIGEDVADQALRAWATRTTVAYLVVAVLEWLEVGDEAMDDHFVERATDALVAMVAAWTT
- a CDS encoding tryptophan 7-halogenase → MTVLDAVVAGGGPAGAAAALRLAAAGREVLLVDAGTAAPSAGEALIGAARPVLRDLGVLDRFLAEGHVACHGNDSAWGSDALGSADTVLDPNGHGWHLDRARFDAFLRAEAAAAGAAVLEGATVREATRSGGTWTVVAGGRPAVRARWLVDATGRRAAVARRCGARRRAGDPTVAVVARYGSPAVDDRDGRTLVEAGPDGWWYTGLVPGRRRVAAYVTDRSLVPAGARTASGFAALAATTRHVAARLDGWAIEGAPRQVAAGGAVAEPPAGDGWVAVGDAAVAFDPLASLGLFTALLTGKLAAEAVDRAIGGDGDSTGAYARRVASLAASYERDRARWYAAERRWADRPFWLSRGRG
- a CDS encoding glucose 1-dehydrogenase, translated to MDDLTDGDPTARFRLDGRVAVVTGASSGLGVRFGRVLAAAGASVVLAARRAERLAAVAEAIGADRAVAVPCDVTDDGDLARLVDTAVGRFGAVDVVVNNAGTGTTVPAEDERPEDFRHVVAVNLTAPFVLSQLAARHMLAAGRGSIVNVASMLGVVASAPVKQAGYCASKGGLVNLTRELGAQWARKGVRVNALAPGWFRSEMTEDMFSDERSLEFVRRNAPMARPGTESELDGALLFLASDASAYVTGQVLVVDGGWTAR
- a CDS encoding TIGR03564 family F420-dependent LLM class oxidoreductase, whose translation is MRIGIYGGREYEKGLDAVLAAAGLAEEQGFATYWLPQIFGPDALTTLAIVGREVPRIELGTSVVPTWPRHPMVLAAQALTTQAATGGRLTLGIGLSHQPVVEGMWGYRFDRPVRHMGEYLTALVPLVREGSASVQGETITAQGSVRVEGADPVPVLVAALGPKMLDLAGRAADGTITWMTGPRTLRDLTVPTITAAAERAGRPAPAVVASLPVCVTDDVAGARERAATIYAVYGQLPSYRAMLDREGADGPADVALVGDEAALRERLEELEAAGVTDFAASEFAGGDDRDRTRAFLRGLLTPDPD
- a CDS encoding LodA/GoxA family CTQ-dependent oxidase, with product MAHHATVGDGDCRSDPVEALRVMFVDLVMGGRIAKGQDPVLRPVFLKPHGVAGGTLTVRDDLPDDLRVGVFAGTRYPAWVRFSSDTVPANPDLRTTVGIGIKLFGVPGRKLLPGEEDATTADFLLQNFDVFFVDTATDFCEFTKAGVVDGDYAAYLAAHPTTERLLDEMKRFVPSALGVDYWSGLPSAFGPDRYVKYKLTPSRPLAPPPASGAGLGRDYLAADLRSRLLAGPAAFELSVQFRADPDRMPLDRATVRWDEEESPPVPVATLLLPAQDVGAPGQAAYGENLSFTSWHTLPEHRPVGSLADARRVVYQASARRRRDANGVPVVEPEQPRAVETVDPSPRSRDATIYRAAIHPAIGIARVGDSAEEFFLGPEVVDPEPLPVGSYKDATGALKRQAARFRVYGYDADGRVVRELTAADADIRWTVHVANTKAAWYQFQLALDIPDVADADPSALRNAGVPDRTTLAIDPGPRSITGAGESGPEYAFDTGRFVDRPVYLGELRTDEAGRLVFLGGRGVSASWDGSRATTFANNDKWHDDVSDGPVTAEVVLDGRPLPVEPAWVAVAPPNYGPGILSVRTMYDLLLDGFTAAGVIPFPETVSFTDHVEPVLDRLCGLQWVNRGFAGQYGWGGREDFSDPAYRARLASPAPADQEVRRQVFSAFRVLARDGMSPVPWPWLYGDGMNLPPASPRQHLCLSGTQYRYLQAWAAGKFAPPDGAARPRSIDDVPVADQPAVLDRAALEHCLADAFHPGCELTWPMRHLTMYSAPFRIRHRTADDPPFSWPPVLTPEIALAPDGPLYAQGPGDLTRWMAVPWQCDTASCRDGYEARGDTDYDPYLPTFWPARVPNQVLPESSYEKVMATSAPVEERRLAFEDRATWYRFLPGQYLDQINFMVANFGRLGIVEPRPGPGDGAFPATILVESELGFTEDVAHDANLHLIHVAAARHPADAEDAVARAIQRSPFSAEQVTAGYLDVVKRLRRFR